Proteins encoded in a region of the Camelus bactrianus isolate YW-2024 breed Bactrian camel chromosome 36, ASM4877302v1, whole genome shotgun sequence genome:
- the LOC141576100 gene encoding uncharacterized protein LOC141576100, with protein MEETFNSTEVALAPRREERSDSSSPGCSLGPRGGRGSHWRRPLPPAVNPAARPRPTGGAWQDAGPRGLSGRHQDGRALGVRTCWRPRAPFTATAADQRRRSARRLRGLTPRGGRPPWRPWKSWRRPSSPSSPSSGRHRRCRCLSRHRNRRRLSPLSRTRGLNRHRLPPSTVSRHRRPPSPLSRYRRRLSPFSRYRRRLSPLSRYRRRLSPFSRYRRSRRISRLSRRRLNPYRSRCSPLSRYRRRLCRYRRRLSPLSRYRRLSRYRSRRSPLSRHGRRRRLRPFSRYRRRLSRLSRYRRSLSPLSRYRRLSRYRSRRRLSPLSRYRRLSRYRSRLSPFSRYRRRLSRLSRYRRLSRYRSRRCLSRYRRRLSPLSRYRSRRRLSRYRRRLSRYRRLSRYRRRRSPLSRHGRRRRRLNQYRRRLSRLSRRLSPLSRHGRRRRLSPFSRHGRRRRLSPFSRYRRRLSPLSRYRRISPFSQYRRRLSPLSRYRRLSRYRRRLSPFSQYRRRLSPLSRYRRLSRTAAASAPSAGIAASAGTAAASAPSASTAAASAPSACTAAAAASAGTAAASALSAGTAAASAGTAAASAGTAASAGTADAAAPSAGTAAAAAASTSTAAASAVSAAASALSAGTAAAAASAPSAGTAAAAASAPSAGTAAASAPSAGIAASAPSASTAAASAPSAGIAASAGTAAASAPSASTAAASALSAGIAASAGPPPPQPPQPVSPPQPVPPPPQPLQPVPPPPQPPQPVPQPPQPQPVPPPPQPSQPVPPPQPAPQPQPPPPTAQPWVRSRCTDGRLK; from the exons atggaggaaacatttaattctactgaGG TAGCCCTCGCCCCTCGCCGGGAAGAACGCAGTGACTCCAGCAGCCCTGGCTGCTCTTTGGGCCCaaggggcgggcgcggcagccattggcggaggccgctgcctccggctgtcaatcccgcggcccggccccgccccaccggcggagcgtggcaggacgcagggccgcgggggctgtcggGACGGCACCAAGATGGCCGCGCGCTTGGGGTCCGCACCTGCTGGCGGCCCCGAGCCCCGTTCactgccaccgctgctgaccAGAGACGCCGGTCGGCCCGGCGACTCCGGGGGCTGAccccgcggggcgggaggccgccatggcgaccctggaaaagctggcgaaggccttcaagtccctcaagtccttccagcggccgccaccgccgctgccgctgcctcagccggcaccgcaaccgccgccgcctcagccccctcagccggacCCGCGGCCTCAACCGCCACCGCCTTCCGCCCAGCACCGTCAGCCGGCACCGCCGCCCgcccagccccctcagccggtaccgccgccgcctcagccctttcagccggtaccgccgccgcctcagccctctcagccggtaccgccgccgcctcagccctttcagccggtaccgccgcagCCGCCGCATCAGCCgtctcagccgccgccgcctcaacCCGTACCGCAGCCGTtgcagccccctcagccggtaccgccgccgacTCTGCCgttaccgccgccgcctcagccctctcagccggtaccgccgcctcagccggtaccgcagccgccgcagccccctcagccggcacggccgccgccgccgcctcaggcccttcagccggtaccgccgccgcctcagccgcctcagccggtaccgccgcagcctcagccctctcagccggtaccgccgcctcagccggtaccgcagccgccgccgcctcagccctctcagccggtaccgccgcctcagccggtaccgcagccgcctcagccccttcagccggtaccgccgccgcctcagccgtctcagccggtaccgccgcctcagccggtaccgcagccgccgctgcctcagccggtaccgccgccgcctcagccctctcagccggtaccgcagccgccgccgcctcagccggtaccgccgccgcctcagccggtaccgccgcctcagcaGGTACCGCAGACGccgcagccccctcagccggcacggccgccgccgccgccgcctcaaccagtaccgccgccgcctcagccgtctcagccgccgcctcagccctctcagccggcacggccgccgccgccgcctcagccccttcagccggcacggccgccgccgccgcctcagccccttcagccggtaccgccgccgcctcagccccctcagccggtatcGCCGCATCAGCCCCTTCAGCcagtaccgccgccgcctcagccccctcagccggtatcgccgcctcagccggtaccgccgccgcctcagccccttcagccagtaccgccgccgcctcagccctctcagccggtaTCGCCGCCTCAGCCggaccgccgccgcctcagccccctcagccggtatcgccgcctcagccggtaccgccgccgcctcagccccttcagccagtaccgccgccgcctcagccccctcagcctgtaccgcagccgccgcagcctcagccggtaccgccgccgcctcagccctctcagccggtaccgccgccgcctcagccggtaccgccgccgcctcagccggtaccgccgcctcagcaGGTACCGCAGACGccgcagccccctcagccggcacggccgccgccgccgccgcctcaaccagtaccgccgccgcctcagccgtctcagccgccgcctcagccctctcagccggcacggccgccgccgccgcctcagccccttcagccggcacggccgccgccgccgcctcagccccttcagccggtaccgccgccgcctcagccccctcagccggtatcGCCGCATCAGCCCCTTCAGCcagtaccgccgccgcctcagccccctcagccggtatcgccgcctcagccggtaccgccgccgcctcagccccttcagccagtaccgccgccgcctcagccctctcagccggtaTCGCCGCCTCAGCCggaccgccgccgcctcagccccctcagccggtatcgccgcctcagccggtaccgccgccgcctcagccccttcagccagtaccgccgccgcctcagccccctcagcctgtaccgcagccgccgcagcctcagccggtaccgccgccgcctcagccctctcagccggtaccgccgcctcagccggcaccgcagcctcaaccgccaccgccgACTGCCCAGCCGTGGgtcaggagccgctgcacagacg gaaggttaaaataa